In one window of Poriferisphaera corsica DNA:
- a CDS encoding preprotein translocase subunit SecA has translation MAEVIKQHERFTIADDEIKSALDPANMPRIHAQIAWEACKRWQPLKGDREAKKLLKGFDAFWDTGIARFVNLYPRTHVLMKRAAKIIEISETFKDLSEADFKEKIQEYREIYRRSKDDDQSQMIALAIVREASRRSTGMAHYQNQIACALAITRHSLAEMATGEGKTLTATMPAVLEGWRGRGVHVMTSNDYLAHRDAEEMRPVYEYCGLKVSAVTNEMAPNDRRNAYYDDVTYATHQNVAADYLRDKLQLGSIRSLTHSILDRVRSGKKGVSNKLVMRGLAAAVIDEADSILVDESVTPLIISGDSDSTEEEAAYHEARELAQQLIENVDYKVNVKFKEVELTRQGNHHLEELTEEMKGIWQSGRMREEWVNQALTAAHLFNEGEQYIIDDKKIVIVDESTGRLMPDRTWRAGLHQAVEAKEDVPVTGAKETLARISFQRFFRLYPRIGGMTGTGWEARNEMWQMYRLPTVRIPTNKPCVREQLPEKVFSNDEQRWQGVIEEVKRVHQSKRPILIGTRSIETSEKMSDLLKKAGIEHQVLNAVNHAEEADIVSAAGQEGRVTVATNMAGRGTDIKLKQEVKDFGGLHVVSCERNETGRVDRQLFGRAGRQGDPGSAISFAAMDDDLVIRYGPSKIARYLGKFMNGSRAFDKAQQNAEKQAYRQRKSVLKQDDWLRKNLGFAGSEH, from the coding sequence ATGGCAGAAGTCATCAAACAACACGAACGATTTACGATCGCAGATGATGAAATCAAGTCCGCACTCGATCCCGCCAATATGCCCCGCATTCACGCCCAGATTGCTTGGGAGGCATGCAAAAGGTGGCAGCCCCTCAAAGGTGATCGTGAAGCCAAGAAATTGCTTAAAGGTTTCGATGCTTTCTGGGACACCGGCATCGCGCGGTTCGTCAATCTCTATCCTCGCACGCATGTACTCATGAAACGCGCAGCCAAAATCATCGAAATCTCAGAAACCTTTAAAGATCTATCCGAAGCAGATTTCAAAGAAAAAATCCAAGAATACCGTGAAATTTACCGCAGAAGTAAAGATGATGATCAATCGCAGATGATCGCACTAGCCATCGTCCGCGAAGCTTCTCGCCGTTCTACTGGCATGGCCCACTATCAAAATCAGATCGCTTGCGCCCTTGCGATTACCCGTCACTCGCTCGCAGAGATGGCAACCGGTGAAGGCAAAACACTAACCGCGACAATGCCAGCAGTCCTCGAAGGTTGGCGCGGCCGCGGCGTTCATGTGATGACTTCTAACGACTATCTCGCGCATAGAGACGCTGAAGAAATGCGGCCAGTTTATGAATACTGCGGCCTAAAAGTGTCCGCTGTCACCAATGAGATGGCGCCCAACGATCGCCGTAATGCATATTACGATGACGTCACATATGCGACGCATCAGAACGTTGCCGCTGATTACTTGCGTGACAAACTTCAGCTCGGCAGTATCCGCTCACTCACGCATTCAATCCTGGACCGTGTACGCTCAGGTAAGAAGGGCGTCTCAAACAAACTCGTGATGCGCGGCCTCGCCGCCGCTGTTATTGATGAAGCCGATTCGATTCTCGTTGATGAATCCGTGACCCCCCTCATCATCTCCGGCGATTCCGATTCTACCGAGGAAGAAGCCGCCTACCATGAAGCCCGTGAGCTTGCTCAGCAACTCATTGAAAACGTGGATTATAAAGTTAACGTCAAATTCAAAGAGGTTGAATTAACAAGGCAAGGTAATCATCATCTTGAGGAACTAACTGAAGAAATGAAAGGTATATGGCAAAGCGGTCGCATGCGTGAAGAGTGGGTCAATCAGGCACTTACCGCGGCTCACCTATTCAATGAGGGCGAGCAGTACATCATTGATGATAAGAAGATTGTGATCGTAGATGAGTCAACCGGACGGTTGATGCCCGACAGAACATGGCGAGCCGGTTTACATCAGGCGGTTGAGGCCAAAGAAGATGTCCCGGTAACCGGCGCGAAGGAAACACTTGCACGGATCAGTTTCCAACGGTTTTTCAGGTTATACCCACGTATCGGCGGCATGACGGGAACAGGATGGGAAGCACGAAACGAGATGTGGCAGATGTATCGACTGCCAACTGTTCGTATTCCGACGAACAAACCATGTGTCCGCGAACAGTTGCCTGAAAAAGTATTCAGCAACGATGAGCAGCGCTGGCAGGGTGTGATTGAGGAAGTGAAACGTGTGCATCAATCCAAACGCCCGATCCTGATTGGCACGCGCAGTATTGAGACAAGTGAGAAAATGAGTGATCTGTTGAAGAAAGCGGGGATTGAACATCAGGTACTCAATGCAGTCAATCATGCGGAGGAAGCGGACATCGTTTCAGCGGCCGGCCAAGAAGGTCGGGTTACTGTTGCAACCAATATGGCGGGGCGTGGAACAGATATCAAGTTGAAACAGGAGGTGAAGGATTTTGGCGGATTACATGTGGTGTCGTGCGAACGAAACGAGACGGGCAGGGTGGATCGACAGTTGTTTGGTCGCGCGGGGCGGCAGGGTGATCCGGGTAGTGCGATTTCGTTTGCAGCGATGGATGATGATCTGGTGATTCGGTATGGGCCGAGCAAGATTGCGCGGTATTTGGGTAAGTTTATGAATGGTAGCCGAGCGTTTGATAAAGCGCAGCAGAATGCAGAGAAGCAGGCGTATCGACAGCGGAAGAGTGTGTTGAAGCAGGATGATTGGCTGCGAAAGAATCTTGGGTTTGCGGGTTCTGAGCATTGA
- a CDS encoding autotransporter outer membrane beta-barrel domain-containing protein, translated as MISFRTHSTAALLAAFSSLTLTTPSHAGWVKTGSTYDYHADATGTATVFESASSTTFNLADTIHSSDPSSPYIIDLTGNTANYWLHGNGATVNINGKVDITSDKSGFRGIGFYGNSTLNTSASTQLIVHATGNHAAAIYSAKYFNDINGNIEIHTNQNSSHVTAIQRYGDIVINDITESAHIYASGGDYTNVIKSNDTLGNTEGNLTINQLAGDLTLNTYGGTFLCSAITAENNITIGSITKDSQINLIGNGGTAIRANEGDIDITGDLAGQIIGAENASVTGLFADEGNITINNVTEDFLISGTGGGTGIFARKNLTFTNDFSGKINISATGYNSDATGMFAYYGYTLNMPTFAKEASIILHSEQGDVRGMHGDTMNTSTFAGDIIAHTNSQAWLGYGLYFTELNIDTITADSQISVSAPNTGAFAIIGNDIDIQHIDGNISASGKTKAIAIGGYRSLNLPDITGTITATATDTDAKVAAITTERIYNNVWEENNPSDDIVTIANGGSVTGDIRLGNQVTTGDTLTLKNQATVIGDLINVETLNLIQDTPSLTIPAPVFNITTNSEVDETNKINTLDTIDLQAGTLNFAGNLRSTTFNAANNTTIQTTGNITSDSLTIGDNCTLIVPINAAEKSTGKFVADTVSIGKNLTIKSKLDGPIRQTTSFTLIKSNTLFTIDTSAGDNPIYMLDTALIDYESELSVDGGSIIITATTFGDLQDHAASTSFGAAKSLQNALDSASISDVDSVLAQFQAMDEPTLQKELEKITPQQSLSTVAASSSITTSFSGKLAGRTSTMSNSKLASTSSPNAYPLLLQSEEPDTENQYAFWTSAFGSIAEQDDTDNIAGYQSRSAGSLIGIDRKQDNLLIGAALGFAHADIDTNQSRGSTDLDALTTAAYFAYTPSNLQIDGGVIYTLGFSDYKRETALGRTAEADDVTSHAFTNYLGLSQSFTSNNDRLTLTPHAQISYTYFTQDSYEESKADALNLAVDSFDAHTLSSTLSFAAAYQYNDQLTLNSKLAYIYDINNDAPEATATFQAPGSTPFSTKGIETDKSAIELGLGMSYQTSDTINTSLDYNYQHRSSYNAQSLTLKLRILF; from the coding sequence ATGATATCTTTTCGTACACACTCCACCGCCGCCCTTCTTGCAGCTTTCTCCTCCCTCACGCTCACCACCCCCTCCCACGCAGGCTGGGTAAAAACCGGCTCCACCTACGACTACCACGCCGATGCAACCGGCACCGCTACCGTCTTCGAAAGCGCTTCCAGCACAACCTTCAACCTCGCCGACACCATCCACAGTTCAGACCCTTCCTCACCCTACATCATCGACCTCACAGGCAACACCGCCAACTACTGGCTCCATGGCAACGGCGCAACCGTAAATATCAACGGCAAAGTCGATATCACCTCCGACAAATCCGGCTTCCGGGGCATCGGTTTCTACGGTAACTCAACCCTAAACACCTCAGCATCAACACAACTCATCGTCCACGCCACCGGCAATCACGCCGCAGCAATTTACAGCGCCAAATACTTCAACGACATCAACGGCAACATCGAGATCCACACCAATCAAAACTCAAGTCACGTCACTGCCATCCAACGTTATGGCGACATCGTCATCAACGACATCACCGAATCCGCACACATCTACGCATCAGGTGGCGATTACACCAACGTCATCAAATCCAACGACACACTCGGCAACACCGAAGGCAACCTAACCATCAATCAACTTGCAGGCGACCTCACACTAAATACCTATGGCGGCACATTTCTCTGCTCCGCGATCACAGCTGAAAATAACATCACCATTGGCTCAATCACCAAAGACTCACAAATCAATCTCATCGGCAACGGCGGCACAGCCATCCGCGCCAATGAAGGCGACATCGACATCACCGGCGATCTCGCTGGCCAAATCATCGGCGCAGAAAACGCAAGCGTTACCGGCTTATTCGCAGACGAAGGCAATATCACAATCAACAACGTCACCGAAGATTTCCTCATCTCCGGAACAGGGGGCGGCACCGGCATCTTCGCAAGAAAAAACCTTACTTTCACCAACGACTTCTCAGGCAAAATCAACATCTCAGCCACAGGCTACAACTCAGATGCAACAGGCATGTTCGCCTACTACGGCTACACCCTCAATATGCCAACCTTTGCCAAAGAAGCATCCATCATTCTGCATTCCGAGCAAGGTGATGTTCGCGGCATGCATGGCGATACAATGAACACCAGCACATTCGCTGGCGACATCATCGCACACACAAACTCACAAGCTTGGCTAGGCTACGGACTATATTTCACCGAACTCAATATTGATACCATCACAGCAGATTCACAAATCTCCGTATCCGCTCCCAATACCGGTGCATTCGCAATCATTGGCAATGACATCGACATTCAGCACATCGATGGCAACATCTCCGCTTCTGGCAAAACCAAAGCAATCGCAATCGGGGGTTACCGGTCACTAAACCTGCCAGATATCACAGGCACCATTACTGCGACCGCGACAGACACAGATGCGAAAGTTGCAGCTATTACGACCGAACGTATCTATAACAACGTATGGGAAGAGAATAACCCAAGTGACGACATCGTCACCATCGCCAACGGCGGCTCCGTTACCGGCGACATCCGTCTTGGCAACCAAGTCACCACAGGCGATACACTCACTCTCAAAAACCAAGCCACGGTCATCGGCGACCTCATCAACGTCGAAACACTTAACCTCATCCAAGACACCCCTTCCCTCACCATCCCCGCACCAGTCTTCAATATCACAACCAACTCTGAAGTCGACGAAACAAACAAAATCAATACACTCGACACCATCGACCTCCAGGCAGGCACACTCAACTTCGCTGGCAACCTAAGATCAACAACCTTCAACGCCGCCAACAACACAACCATCCAAACCACAGGCAACATCACTTCCGACTCACTCACCATCGGCGACAACTGCACACTTATCGTTCCAATCAATGCCGCTGAAAAATCCACTGGCAAGTTCGTCGCAGACACCGTAAGCATCGGCAAAAACCTCACTATCAAATCCAAACTCGATGGCCCAATTCGCCAAACAACCTCATTCACGCTCATCAAATCAAACACTCTCTTCACCATCGACACATCCGCTGGCGATAACCCTATCTACATGTTAGACACTGCACTCATCGACTATGAATCCGAACTCTCAGTCGATGGCGGCTCCATCATCATCACCGCAACAACCTTCGGCGACCTGCAAGATCACGCCGCATCAACCTCATTTGGTGCTGCAAAATCCCTGCAAAACGCACTCGATTCCGCATCCATCTCCGACGTCGACTCTGTCCTCGCACAATTCCAAGCCATGGATGAACCGACCCTACAAAAAGAACTAGAAAAAATCACACCACAGCAATCTCTCTCAACCGTTGCCGCCTCATCTTCAATCACAACCTCATTCTCAGGCAAACTTGCAGGCCGCACCTCAACAATGTCTAACTCAAAGTTAGCCTCAACCTCCTCACCCAACGCATATCCTCTACTCCTACAATCCGAAGAACCCGACACAGAGAACCAGTACGCATTCTGGACTTCAGCCTTTGGCTCAATCGCAGAGCAAGACGACACTGACAACATCGCAGGCTATCAATCACGATCAGCCGGTTCACTCATCGGCATTGATCGTAAACAAGACAATCTCCTCATCGGCGCTGCCCTCGGCTTCGCGCACGCTGATATCGACACCAACCAATCACGCGGCTCTACCGACCTCGACGCACTCACCACCGCAGCATACTTCGCATACACACCATCTAACCTTCAAATAGACGGCGGCGTCATCTACACACTCGGCTTCTCCGATTACAAACGCGAAACCGCCCTAGGCCGCACCGCTGAAGCCGACGATGTCACCTCACACGCATTCACCAACTACCTCGGGCTCAGCCAATCCTTCACCTCAAACAACGACCGCCTCACCCTCACCCCACACGCACAAATCTCCTACACCTACTTCACACAAGACTCATACGAAGAGTCCAAAGCCGACGCACTCAACCTCGCCGTCGATTCATTCGATGCCCACACCCTCTCCTCAACCCTCAGCTTCGCCGCTGCCTACCAATACAACGATCAACTCACGCTCAATTCAAAACTCGCATACATATACGACATCAATAACGACGCACCCGAAGCCACCGCAACCTTCCAGGCCCCCGGCTCAACCCCCTTCTCAACCAAAGGCATCGAAACCGACAAATCCGCCATCGAACTCGGCCTCGGCATGAGCTACCAAACGAGCGACACCATCAATACATCCCTCGATTACAACTACCAACACCGCAGCAGCTACAACGCTCAATCCCTAACCCTAAAACTCCGCATCCTCTTCTAA
- a CDS encoding substrate-binding domain-containing protein, giving the protein MAPKPKYQEVVKIITRRINAGDYCLKSLPGERRIADITGVSYMTARKAVNELLNTGVLERQDNGTLNIHPHYNRKLGKTHVVLLYPSYPSHHLNQCRTLISDNLADQDAAIRPMQYTHWDDPIILEALDNAHGVILIANTEPITQNVLNELNSNNHKVVIFDSDFTQHNIPSIQMFPEQHLLMLFDKIAKKWGSNIDLLNTQGHDVEIQRRLRIWQQWASSQGINTQIWDDPSPAFTDSRERSYKFMKRITQEKLSSANAFICTTQDVAVGAIRACHDIKINIGKDLAIAAFNIGSDSRYFYPSITGLDFPDIHNQLLTCLKWFSSSEKDWNQPLLLASDIPQLFLCESTGH; this is encoded by the coding sequence ATGGCACCCAAACCCAAATACCAGGAAGTCGTCAAGATCATCACCCGCCGTATCAACGCCGGCGACTACTGTCTAAAAAGCTTGCCCGGCGAACGCCGCATCGCCGACATCACCGGCGTCAGCTACATGACCGCACGCAAAGCCGTCAACGAACTCCTAAACACCGGCGTTCTCGAACGACAAGACAACGGTACACTCAACATCCACCCACACTACAACCGCAAGCTCGGCAAAACCCACGTCGTCCTCCTCTATCCCTCCTACCCCTCACATCACCTCAACCAATGCCGCACACTCATCTCCGACAACCTCGCCGACCAAGACGCCGCCATCCGCCCCATGCAGTACACCCATTGGGACGATCCCATCATCCTCGAAGCCCTCGACAACGCACACGGCGTCATCCTCATCGCAAACACCGAACCCATCACCCAAAATGTCCTCAATGAACTCAACTCAAACAATCACAAAGTCGTCATCTTCGACTCCGACTTCACGCAGCACAACATCCCCTCCATCCAAATGTTCCCTGAGCAGCACCTGCTTATGCTCTTTGACAAAATCGCAAAAAAATGGGGCAGCAACATCGACCTGCTCAACACGCAAGGCCACGACGTCGAAATACAACGACGTCTTCGCATTTGGCAACAATGGGCCTCATCCCAAGGCATCAACACACAAATTTGGGACGACCCCTCCCCCGCATTCACCGATTCACGCGAACGTTCATACAAATTCATGAAACGCATCACGCAAGAAAAGCTCTCCTCCGCAAACGCATTCATCTGCACAACCCAAGACGTCGCCGTCGGTGCCATCCGAGCTTGCCACGATATCAAAATCAACATCGGCAAGGACCTCGCCATCGCCGCCTTCAACATCGGCTCCGATTCGCGATACTTCTACCCCTCCATCACAGGCCTCGATTTCCCCGACATCCACAACCAACTCCTGACCTGCCTCAAATGGTTTTCTTCTTCCGAAAAAGATTGGAACCAACCCCTCCTCCTCGCCAGCGACATCCCACAGCTCTTCCTCTGCGAATCCACCGGCCACTAG
- a CDS encoding glycoside hydrolase family 71/99-like protein — MQYRHLSKHIALMPLCLCLLIFITSTPALNANQHTPKKLLMHYMPWYKTPEIRGEWGQHWTGFNNQHNPEKLSPNGLPDIWSNYHPLIGPYDSSDPDVLEYHLLLMKIAGINGVIVDWYGIEDFADYGEIHIASNALFKATKKFNMDFAVCYEDRTVEYMVQKKHLPKENITQHLTQTMQWLEQNWFNQPNYVKVNDRPLLLNFGPIYIKDASHWQQAFKLLNTPPAFFPLHHLWKSVKADGGFTWVHPSAWNDKEKNKNIRRSLLHEFNYTSNDPNKIIPSALPGFNDVYENSYEGIDHRNGKTLQESLSATFAGQWPIIQLVTWNDYGEGTMIEPTIEFNYLFLEIIQDQRKIEHNPNFIYTKQDLRLPRQLFNLRKLKHTSQDQLDQIAQLIATGQTNLAHKHINKINSTRPQ; from the coding sequence ATGCAATACCGTCATCTATCAAAACACATTGCCCTCATGCCGTTGTGCCTCTGCCTGCTCATCTTTATCACATCCACACCCGCTTTGAATGCAAATCAGCACACCCCCAAAAAACTCCTCATGCACTATATGCCATGGTACAAAACCCCTGAGATCCGAGGCGAATGGGGCCAGCATTGGACCGGTTTTAACAACCAGCACAACCCTGAAAAACTTTCCCCCAACGGCCTCCCCGATATCTGGTCAAACTACCATCCTCTCATTGGCCCATACGACTCCTCCGACCCCGATGTTCTCGAGTACCATCTCCTCCTCATGAAAATCGCCGGCATCAACGGCGTCATCGTCGACTGGTACGGCATCGAAGACTTCGCCGACTACGGCGAAATACACATCGCCTCCAACGCACTCTTTAAAGCCACAAAAAAATTCAACATGGATTTCGCTGTCTGCTATGAAGATCGCACCGTCGAATACATGGTTCAAAAAAAGCATCTCCCCAAAGAGAACATCACACAACACCTCACTCAAACCATGCAGTGGCTCGAACAAAACTGGTTCAACCAACCCAACTACGTCAAAGTCAATGATCGCCCACTCCTGCTCAACTTCGGCCCGATCTACATCAAAGACGCTAGCCATTGGCAACAAGCCTTCAAACTCCTTAATACACCACCCGCATTCTTCCCACTCCATCATTTATGGAAAAGCGTCAAAGCCGACGGCGGCTTCACATGGGTTCATCCTTCTGCTTGGAATGACAAAGAGAAAAACAAAAACATCCGCCGCTCACTTCTTCACGAATTTAATTACACATCAAATGACCCCAACAAAATCATCCCCTCAGCCCTACCCGGCTTCAATGACGTCTACGAAAATAGCTACGAAGGCATTGATCACCGTAACGGCAAAACGCTCCAGGAATCACTCAGCGCTACATTCGCCGGACAATGGCCCATCATCCAACTCGTCACCTGGAACGACTACGGCGAAGGCACCATGATCGAACCCACCATTGAATTCAATTACCTCTTCCTCGAAATTATCCAAGATCAGCGCAAAATAGAACACAACCCAAACTTCATCTACACCAAGCAAGACCTCCGATTACCGCGCCAACTTTTCAACCTCAGGAAATTAAAACACACTTCACAGGATCAACTCGATCAAATCGCACAACTCATCGCAACTGGCCAAACAAATCTCGCCCACAAACACATTAATAAAATCAACTCAACACGCCCTCAATAA
- a CDS encoding prepilin-type N-terminal cleavage/methylation domain-containing protein: protein MSTKSKFSASLNAFTLIELLVVISIIALLIGILLPALSSARVSALKMKSNTRLRGMHQGLIIHAQNNKGFYTGFDAASTKWKAKWKGYDMISIDTNGTMPEVRFSELTQFNYVTSEYLIHPAEPFDKQPWKEGGPDFDYIHYSYALNELGWDDGLPAYKNVREEWSETLDARTPVISDRLYKLVGGSVNQWNHDYYIGMYNDKPGSLEAGIVWNDGHVAFSNSPVVENTYIGRVTNTLDNIYSRGADSQEGNVQKPTPDSINEGCSARMNSRQWDAEQPEH from the coding sequence ATGTCTACAAAAAGTAAATTCTCAGCAAGCCTAAATGCATTCACATTAATCGAATTGTTAGTTGTCATTTCTATCATTGCTTTGCTTATCGGCATACTCTTGCCAGCCTTGAGCAGCGCTCGCGTTTCTGCATTAAAGATGAAAAGCAACACCAGACTTCGCGGCATGCACCAAGGCCTCATCATCCACGCCCAAAACAACAAAGGTTTTTACACCGGATTTGATGCCGCATCCACCAAATGGAAAGCCAAATGGAAAGGCTACGACATGATCTCCATCGACACGAACGGCACCATGCCCGAGGTTCGCTTCTCTGAGCTTACCCAGTTTAATTACGTCACCTCCGAATACCTCATCCATCCCGCCGAACCTTTCGACAAACAACCCTGGAAAGAAGGCGGCCCCGACTTCGACTACATCCATTATTCATACGCACTCAACGAACTCGGCTGGGACGATGGGCTCCCCGCTTACAAAAACGTCCGCGAAGAATGGTCTGAAACCCTCGATGCACGCACGCCCGTCATCTCAGATCGCCTCTACAAACTCGTTGGCGGATCCGTCAACCAATGGAACCATGATTACTACATCGGCATGTACAACGACAAGCCCGGCAGTCTCGAAGCCGGCATAGTCTGGAATGACGGACATGTCGCATTTTCAAACTCACCCGTCGTCGAGAATACATACATCGGCCGTGTCACCAACACCTTAGATAACATCTACTCCCGCGGCGCCGACTCCCAGGAAGGCAACGTACAAAAACCTACGCCAGACAGCATCAATGAAGGCTGCTCCGCACGCATGAACAGTCGGCAATGGGATGCCGAACAACCCGAACACTAA
- a CDS encoding polymer-forming cytoskeletal protein yields MPIKPALVAFHPKGPKPQAVRSVMCPHCSKNFEISKRALSIRCPQCTRPLQFSDFTLRDRVEGDVSTMGHIELDQHGEMSGRLVCGALTSDGNFNGKAMVYGDITLQTHSLTTGTLVAKSLSIAHGASFRGKVEISPKPNISPTSHRLSSHRPLRKTPKRVTTANQTTFKPLI; encoded by the coding sequence ATGCCCATCAAACCGGCATTAGTCGCATTCCACCCAAAAGGGCCAAAACCTCAAGCTGTCCGCAGCGTGATGTGCCCACACTGCTCGAAAAATTTCGAGATCTCTAAACGTGCTCTCTCCATCCGCTGCCCACAATGCACCAGACCTTTGCAATTCTCTGACTTCACACTCCGTGATCGCGTCGAAGGCGACGTCTCCACCATGGGACACATTGAACTCGACCAGCACGGTGAAATGTCAGGCAGACTCGTCTGTGGCGCTCTCACTTCCGACGGCAACTTCAACGGCAAAGCTATGGTCTATGGCGATATCACACTCCAAACACATTCACTCACCACAGGTACACTCGTCGCAAAATCCCTCTCCATCGCTCACGGCGCTTCCTTCCGCGGCAAAGTAGAAATCTCACCCAAGCCAAATATCTCCCCAACCTCTCATCGACTCTCCTCACACCGCCCCCTCCGCAAAACACCCAAGCGCGTTACGACCGCAAATCAAACGACTTTCAAACCCCTCATCTAA
- a CDS encoding bactofilin family protein yields MSEHTKNKTILGPDCRISGELALDNDAVIMGQFKGTLRVSGTLELTDSAEVAGTIIVGHLRLAGRAEADVIAENGLELLPGAQLIGQVYTSNLNVVEGASFQGDVCIGPKAMEAAGDVLAQSNIPAPAPTAHDYTDDQIIDDTIEEVEASEVKTVPGSVNAILQRRRAKVLSTRG; encoded by the coding sequence ATGTCAGAACACACTAAAAACAAAACGATCCTCGGCCCAGACTGCCGTATCTCTGGTGAACTCGCACTCGACAACGACGCGGTCATCATGGGTCAGTTCAAAGGCACACTCCGCGTCAGCGGCACACTCGAACTCACCGACTCCGCCGAAGTCGCTGGCACCATCATCGTTGGCCATCTACGTCTCGCAGGCCGCGCTGAAGCCGACGTCATTGCCGAGAACGGCCTCGAGCTCCTACCTGGCGCTCAGCTCATCGGCCAAGTCTACACCTCGAACCTCAACGTCGTCGAAGGCGCTTCCTTCCAAGGCGATGTCTGCATCGGCCCGAAAGCTATGGAAGCTGCTGGCGACGTCCTCGCACAGTCCAACATCCCAGCACCTGCCCCTACAGCTCACGACTACACCGATGACCAGATCATTGATGACACCATCGAAGAAGTCGAAGCCAGTGAAGTCAAAACCGTACCTGGCTCCGTCAACGCAATCCTTCAGCGTCGTCGTGCCAAAGTACTCTCGACTCGCGGCTAA
- a CDS encoding uracil-DNA glycosylase → MDESTKKRIARQHVLADKLMGLDAVPCDQGVAAAAVEQAPVVSGGVPGGGSVMGQQGGRMGAMSGRVRGQGGVSGGVGGGAVSRGNVQVGGGMRELVAIDALGLGREDKTERLRRMYEDEVSGCEKCGLCRGRTQVVFGEGDVDAAVMFVGEGPGYHEDVQGRPFVGKSGELLDKQIGAMQMERGEVYIANVVKCRPPNNRTPVVEEVEACRDYLQRQIAIIEPKVIITLGGPAAKLLLDTTEGITRLRGRWHSYRGVKPGIPVMPTFHPAYLLRQYTKENRMKVWSDLQEAMKKVKE, encoded by the coding sequence ATGGATGAATCAACGAAAAAACGGATTGCGCGTCAGCATGTGTTGGCCGATAAATTGATGGGTTTGGATGCGGTGCCGTGCGATCAGGGGGTTGCTGCGGCTGCTGTTGAGCAGGCTCCGGTGGTGAGTGGCGGTGTACCGGGTGGCGGGAGTGTTATGGGACAGCAAGGGGGGCGTATGGGGGCGATGTCGGGGCGAGTGCGTGGGCAGGGGGGAGTCTCTGGAGGTGTTGGTGGTGGGGCTGTGAGCCGGGGGAATGTGCAGGTAGGTGGAGGGATGCGCGAGTTAGTGGCGATTGATGCGCTTGGGCTAGGGCGTGAGGATAAGACTGAGCGGCTGAGACGGATGTATGAGGATGAAGTGAGTGGGTGTGAGAAATGTGGGTTGTGTCGGGGTCGGACGCAGGTGGTGTTTGGTGAGGGTGATGTTGATGCGGCGGTAATGTTTGTGGGAGAGGGGCCGGGCTATCATGAGGATGTGCAGGGGAGGCCGTTTGTTGGGAAGAGCGGTGAGTTGCTGGATAAGCAGATTGGGGCGATGCAGATGGAGCGGGGTGAAGTTTACATTGCGAATGTGGTGAAATGTCGGCCGCCGAACAATCGGACGCCAGTTGTTGAGGAGGTTGAGGCTTGCCGGGATTATTTGCAGAGGCAGATTGCGATTATTGAGCCGAAGGTGATTATTACATTGGGCGGGCCGGCGGCTAAGTTGTTGTTGGATACGACAGAGGGGATTACGAGGTTGCGTGGGAGGTGGCATTCATATCGTGGTGTGAAGCCGGGGATACCGGTGATGCCAACGTTTCATCCGGCGTATCTGTTGCGGCAGTACACGAAAGAGAACCGCATGAAGGTGTGGTCGGATCTTCAAGAAGCGATGAAAAAAGTTAAAGAGTAG